GCTTTAAATTCTATATATCCAAACTACTACACAACTGAAACCACAACTACACAAACGCAATGGACTAAAATAATGGATTTTAATATGGGGGATACGTATCGTGAAGCCGTAGCTCATTTCTATTTGCTGGGAAAACTAAGAGAAGGAACTAATCCAATTAGAGCTTATGTAACTCTGGTATTAAATCCTGGTTCTACTAATACATTAAGTTCCGTAGGAATGAAAATAACAGATGTTACAGGTGGTAGTACATTTACCTCAGATCATTTGGTTCTTGTTAATACTGGTACAAGTGCTGGCAGTATTTATATAGAAGTTGACAATAGATATAACACAGTTCAAATATTGCCTCTTTCAATATATGGTGACCAGGTAACTACTTTTGAGTTCTTATCAAATCAGGGAATCATTACGTCTCTCCCTGCAGGCACCCAATACACAGCAAGTTATGCTGACCAATATGCAAACAATATCTATACCACTGGCAACGTTGGCATCGGGACGACAAGCCCAACCACAGCCAAACTGGTGGTGGCTGGCAATATAGATTTAAGTGGGGCAATCGGTGGAACAGGGATAATTTACATGGGAAGATCGGCTACCAAAACTGGTTTAGCATTTGATACCAGCAATCCAAATTATGGAATTTTTTACAGAGAGTCCTCACCCGATTATGTTGCGATTTCCCCAAATGGCGGAGGAGATACAAATCCAGTTGTTTACGTCGGGGGTGACGGTAACGTCGGCATCGGGACAACTGATCCAACCGATGCGCTCGCGGTAGTCGGTGACATTTCACTTGGGGGCGTAGATGCCGATGCTGGTTACAATTTAGTTTTTCGATCTAGGTCTGACGAGGGACTTTTTGAAAGCGGCTACGGCTTACAATTAATGGCTCCAGATAGAGTAATTATTGGTATTGATTCAAATGCTAACGGTACAGATGCTTCTTTCGCAGTCGTCAACAACACCACAACAAATTATGGTGACCTCTCTCTCGCCTTACCAGCAACCGCTTTATTCGTTGTCCAAGAGGCAGGCAACGTCGGCATCGGGACGACGGATCCAGCTGTTAAGTTAGACGTTGTGGGCGCTGTTCATACGAGTAGGCTTGGAACTTATGGCACATATAGTTCCACACAGGTCCAAGGCATCTGGTCAATATCGGAGACATATCCCATAGATACAGGAGGTGACGATTTTGGAACTCAATACGGTATGGGTTATTCATATAATAAAAACGGTGGAGCACCTTTTGCAAGTGAACATCAGATTGTCTTTACAAATAGCGGAACAGTTGGAGCAGCAATCGGCTTTGGGGGCTCAGGTTATTTTGCCGGCAACGTCGGCATCGGGACAACGGCACCGGGAGCAAAATTAGATGTCGCTTCTCCTGCCAGTGGAGTTGCTTTAAAAGTAGGAAGATATTCCGGAAATCCCAATATCAAATCCTCTGACACACATTTAATTATGGACTCGAATGGTGATTATTTATCCTTAAATCATTATGTTACCGATAATGTTGCGATAGCCATTGGTGGAGGTAATGTTGGTATCGGTACAGCTACACCCGGAACGGCAGGTCTGGCAGTAATGAACGGCAACGTCGGCATCGGGACAACGAATCCATTGTCACGTTTTCAGGTTGCAGATTCAGCCAATCTAGGACGTTATCTTCAAACAAGTTCAAATGGCAATACTGAAATAAGACTTAACAACAATGCGATGCAAACAGTTTTGACATTGTCTAATGCGCAAAGCGGGGCGGCAAATTATGGAACAGCAATAGCATTTTATCATGGATACGGAGGAAGTAGTACAGCACTTGGAACCGCAGTAAATTCTGGCAAGATTGTAGTAGGGGGTGAACAAAGTTGGACATCTACAGCTAGTACGCAAGATTCATATATGGCTTTTCAAACCACATTAAATGGTGCGATGGCGGAAAAAATGAGAATTGATAGTAATGGCAACGTCGGCATCGGGACAACGGATCCGGGACAAAAATTGGATGTCCAATCGACAGGTACTAATGTATATATCAATGCCGGAAGTGCAACTCAAACTTCAACTTCTGGTCTTGTATTAACTTCAGATACTGGAACTGGTCAAATATGGAAAGCAGGCAGCGGATACACTACTTCCTACGGTAGAGCTCGTTCTTTGAATATCTATAATTCCGAAGATTATCCGATAACCTTTTATCAAAGCACGTCAGAAAGAATGAGAATTGACGCCGGCGGCAACGTCGGCATCGGGACGACAAGTCCGGGATATAAATTAGCTGTCGTTGGCGATGGAAGTGTTACAAGTGGCGAACATTTCGTAAGTCAAAATGTTGCCAGTACAAGTGGTAATGGAATATACCTTGGATATCGTTCAAACGGTACTTCGGTAACATCTGCTCTTGTAAGGGCAGATAATTCTCTCCCAATTACTTTTGGAACTACAACGACTAATCAGGCAATGACTATTCTAGCCAATGGCAACGTCGGCATCGGGACAACGAACCCGGGGTCAAAATTAGAAGTAAAATCTACTAATGCTGAAGACGGCATTTATATAAGTGCGACTACTTATCCAGAAGTAATATTATATGAAGGGTCAACAGCAAGAGGCGTATTGGGTGTTGCGGGAAATGCTGGCGGTTACTTAACTGGTTCAATCGCTGACTCTACGGTTTTGTATGGCGTTGGAGCTTTGCATTTTGGCGCTAATAGTGCCATGGCTATGACTATTGCTACCAGCGGCAACGTCGGCATCGGGACAACGGCGCCGACGCAAGACCTGCAAGTGGTCGGCACCGTTCTCGCCACCGACTTTACCTGCACTCACTGCCTGGATTTCCCTGATTTTGAAACCACTCTGGATTTAGATGCCAATCGGATCTTAAATCAAAGCACTTATACCTGGACCCAAAACTTTACCGACGACACCACTACCGGACTAACCTACAATGCCAATAGCCTGACTTCCGGCACCGCCGTCGCTATCAGTTCCACGGCTACTGCTTTTACGGGCACTCTGGTAAATATTACTCTTTCCGGCACCGCCGCCGCCAACACCGGGACAGTCTGGAAAGTTTCCTCAACCGGAGCGGCAAATACCGGGACCGTGGCGATGATCACCAATCTGGGAACAGGAAATTCTTTCCGTGTTAATGATCAGACCGGAGATGCCGATACTACTCCGTTTCTCATTGATGAAACCGGCAAAGTCGGCATCGGGACAGCGGGACCCCTATCAAAATTGAGTGTCGGAGGTGTCGGCGACGCTACCGTCACCATTTACGGCACCAATACCGCATTAGGTGGCACCGGCGTGGTAGGTGAGTCCACCAACGCTACGTCCGGTATTGGCATCCAAGGTCTCTCCCAAGGAACGTCAGGCGCCGGTGTAATTGGATCCCACTCCGGTGGAGGCTATGGTGTTTGGGGTTCTAGTTCCTCTAGTGATGGAGGCTACTTTACTTCAACTTCCGGTTATGCCGTTGAAGCCACTGGCGGTAGTTATGGGATATATGCTACAGGATCAACTATGGGGGGTCGTTTCGTTGATTCTGGCGGAAGTTCAACACTTTACGCGGCATATGGAGCTTGGGGTATTTATACCGTCCAGAAGGGATATTTCGGCGGCAACGTCGGCATCGGGACAACGAATCCGAACTATGAACTTCAAGTTAACGGTCAAATCGCGGCTGATGTTGGAACTGCCGCTGCCCCTGGATTCATTTTTTCAGGATCAACTGATGGAATGTTTTCACCAGGTGCTAGAGTCCTTGGATTTTCATCTTTTGGTACACAAAAAATGACGATTAATGCTTACGGCGCCGGTATCGTCTGTGCAGATCCGGATCACGTTCTGGAAATCGGTGGTACGGGTGCGGGATGTAATACTGGTACTGGTTCGTGGATTGCGGCAGGGTCCACCGCTTTTACCGCCAACTCTTCGCGGGAATGGAAGGAAAACATCGCTACATTTAGTATCCCGGATATTTTGACGAGATTCCAAAATGCCAAACCACGTACATTCGACTGGAAAGCAGAGTACAACACTAGCCCCGACCGATTCAATAATCTGGGTTTCATCGCCGAAGAGTTTTACCCGGTCTTGCAACGTGGGGATAATAAGTATGTCAACGGACAAGACGTTATGATTGCAAACTGGCTTGCCACCCAGGCACTGATAGATCTCACCAATTCAAATTCTACTCAAATCGCTTCCCTTTCCGGCCAACTGGCGGGTCTCTCCCTTACCGATACCGGCGACTTGAATATTGCCAAGGATCAGACCGGAAACTATATTGTAGAGAAAACCGAATCCACCTTCGTCAAGACTACGGTGGACAAGGTTGGTGCTTTTGCCGACATTATCACCGCCCGTCTGCAAGCCGGCCTGATTCAGACTAAACAGTTAATCACTGACACTCTTACCGTCAATAATAAAATCATTACCCCGACCGTTGAAACTGAAAAACTGGTCACCGGCTTCATCTCGCCTTTACCAGACAACCCCACTATCACTATTGCCGCCGATGTGTCCATTTCCGGAGAACTGACCGCTAATACAATTAAATCTTCCACCATTGATAAATTGCGGGAAAAAATTGACCTGATCTCTACCCAACTCCAGGATCAAACCGCTACGGCCAGCGCCCTGCCTGCGCAGGCAGGCCCTACCGCCAGCCCCTCGGCCGAAATCCTAGCCTTATTAGCTCAATATCAACCTGCTGCCTCACCTGCTGCCAATCTGGATATTAACAGCCTTACCGCTGACTTTGGTTTCTTCTCCGACTACTTAGCCGTCATGGGTAAAACCGTCACTACTAATTTAGAGGTGACTGACAGTCTGTCTGTCGCCAGCATTGCCAGCCCCACCAACAGCCTTAATCTTCTGGCCGGCATGACTGGGCCGGCTTACCGCCCCCAGCGCCGGTTTTGATGACTTAGTTGCCAAAAAACTGGTAGCCGAAGAAGCCAATATTAAACAACTGACTACGGAAGGCTTGACGATCGCCTTGCCCGCCATAGCTTCAGCGTCGGCGGGCCTGCCAACCGATGCCACCTCTTCCGCTTCCATCGCCACCAACGCCACTGCCGGCAAGTCAATTCTACCGGCCGGCGCCACTGAATTTACCATTAATACTGCCAAAGTTACCCCTGATGATTTAATCTACGTTACCCCCTTGGGTGACAGCCAAAACCAGGTTTTATACGTCAAAGCCAAACAGGAAGGCGAATGGTTTAAAGTCGCCATTAACCAGCCTTTACCGTTTGACTTAGAGTTCAACTGGTGGATAATAAAGTTAGAATGAAGCGAGGTTTTACTTTAATTGAAATACTGGTTGTAGTCGCCATCCTCGCTATCCTGATTATTATGGGTCTGAACTCCTTACACAACCAAATTAATAAAGCCCGCGACGCTGACCGCAAAGGCGACCTGCAGCGGATTCAAATTGCTTTTGAAGATTACTATAACGACCACAACTGTTACCCGCCAGAGGCGCTTTTTGATTGTAACCCAGGCACTGGACTTAAGCCTTATCTGGAAAAAATTCCCTGCGATCCTATCACTAAGCTTCCCTACCATTACGTTCACGATCCTGACTACACTTGCGGCAAAAATTTCCGGGTACTCACCCATCTGGATAATAGCGCTGATCCTATCGCCACTGACTTAAGCACTTACTGTGCTGGCTGTAACTACGGAGTCAGTAGTACCAATGTCAACCTTTTCCCCGGTGCTTCGCCTTTGCCTTCGGCTTCGCCTTTACCCTCACCCTCGGCCTCGCCTGCAACCCTCTATTATGCCTGCAACTTCAGCGAACATCTGTGCACTTTTCGGGGCACAATCCCCCCCGACTGTGCCTTTTATTGGACCAGCGTGAACTGTAATGGTGTAAACTGTAGTCAATTACAATATGATTGTCCTCAATAATTAATATTATGAAAAAAACTGGTTTTACTTTAGTTGAACTGCTCGTTTCCATTACCATCTTAGGTATTCTTGCCAGCATTGGCCTGGGTGTTTTTACTTCTGCCCAAATCAAGTCCCGCGACGCCAGAAGAAAATCCAACCTAGACCAAATTTCTAAAGCCCTGGAAATGTACTTTAATGATTATAAAGAATATCCGGACTCAGATACCGGCAATATTTCCGGATTTACTTGGGGCACCAGTAGTTTTCAGGATACCAAAGGCACTGTTTATATGGTCAAGTTGCCAAAAGACCCAGTCTCCGGCTATACCTATTACTACGCCGCCATCCCCACCGCCGGCATCAACACTAAATTCCAGCTTTATGCCCACTTGGAAAATACCCAAGATCCGAGTATTATTACTCCTAGTGGTAGTCCTAATTGTGGGACGGGTAAACCTTGTAATTACGGTGTTAGTAGTAGCAATACCACACCGTAAAGCTAAAAATTATAAAAATTATTATGAAAAAAGCTTTCACTCTTATCGAACTTTTGGTCGTCATCTCTATTATCGGTGTTTTAACCACCCTCATCCTTGCCAATCTTTCTGACGCCCGCGGCCGCGCCCGCGATGCCGTAAAAAAATCTGATTTCGGGGAATTAAAAACCGCCTTAAGAATGTACTACAACGACCACCAAGCCTATCCGGCCAATCAAGGCATTATCACCGGGGCAACCTTTACTCCTTATATGAAAAAAGTTCCCACCACCTACCCCTTCATCTATACTTCTCCCGACGCTAGCCACGACACCTTTTTTCTCAGAGTTACTCTGGAAAATGCCTCTGATTCTGACCTGGCCGCCTCTAAACTCCGCTGTCCCGGCTCCGGTGCCGCCACCACCGAGTACGTTGTTTGCGAAGACTAAACATTTTCCCAGTGTTCAATTTTGCCCGGATAAACCCCGATTATGTCTATCCGCTTCATTGGAAATTGGTTATTGAAAATTGGAAATTTCTGCAAATATGCCTCTCCCGTCATCTGAATTTGTTTTATTTTATGCGCGTTAACCATCTCCCATGGCTCGCCAAACTGATCGCTGGTTTTCGTTTTTACCTCCACAAACACCAAAATCTTATCTTTTTCACAAATAATATCAATTTCCCCAAAACGGGTGTGCCAGTTTCTTTCTAAAATCCGGTAGCCTTTATTTTTTAAAAACTTTACCGCCTTTTCTTCCCCTTCCCTGCCTTTAATAAAATTAAGTTGCTTCATGGTATTATTAATATAATGATTTATAAAAATTATAACAGTTATAAAGGCTATAAATCTCTCCCTTTTTACCAACAAACGGAAATAATTTACGATTTTACTGCCGAATTTTGCCAAAAATATATCGATTACAAATCCCGCACCCGCGATCAAATGGTTCAAGCTGCCCGCTCCGGCAAACAAAATATTGCCGAGGGTTATTTACAAAAAAGCATTGAAAGCAAATTAAAACTTTTAAACGTCAGCCGCGGTTCTTTAGAAGAATTATTAAACGATTATCAGGATTTTTTAAGGCAAAAAAATCTCTTGCTTTGGGATAAAAACCATCCCCAGACCAGACAGATTCGTAACCTTGTTTATAAAACTTATAAAAATTATAACGATTATAAAATTTATATTAATTCCCCTGAAACCGCCGCCAACTCCATGATTTGTCTAATCAACCAAACCAACCTGCTTTTAGACCAAAAACTCCGTTGGCTGGAAGATAAATTTGTTAAAGAGGGCGGTTTTAAAGAAAATCTTTTGAAAAAACGCTTAAACTTTCGTCAAGCCAATTAAATTTCATCTCTGATTCTGTATTGCAGTGCTTCCGCAATGTGGCCGCTGCCGATTTCCTTGTCCCCGGCCAAATCACTAATCGTCCGGCTGACTTTAATCAGCCGGAAATAACTTCTGGCTGACAAATTAAACTTAATCGCCGCCTGCTGCAGTAAATTTTCCGCTTCACTAGTCATTTGGCAGTATTTTTTCACCTGCTTGTTTTTCATCTCGCTGTTAGTAAACAAGCCTGGTTCGCCCTTGAATCTTTCTTGCTGAATCTGTCGGGCATTTTTCACCTTTTCCCGAATCTCTTTTGAAGAGTCCAATCCCGGAGTGGGGACTTCTTTCACTCCGGGATTGATATTTGTTTTTAGTTTATTAATTTCCACATACGGCACATTAATATGAATGTCAATCCTGTCCAAAATCGGGCCGGACAGCCGTTTTTTATACTTGGCAATCTGGGTCGGCAAACAAATACAGGCTTTTTTCGGATGATTTAAAAATCCGCACGGGCAGGGATTGGCTGCCGCCACTAAAGTAAATTTCGCCGGAAAAGTTAAACTTCCTGCCTGCCGGACAATGCTGATCATTCCGTCTTCCAATGGCTGCCGCAGCGCTTCCAAGCTTCCCCGGCCGAACTCGTTAAACTCGTCCAAAAATAGCACTCCCCTGTGGGCCAAAGAAATTTCTCCGGGCATCGGCTGACTACCGCCACCGATTAAACCCACCATTGAAGTCGTGTGATGCGGCGACCGAAACGGCCGCCTTCTTATCAAACCCCCGCCCGGCTCAATATTACCGGTCACCGAATAAATCTTGGTCACTTCCAACGCTTCCGCTTCCGTTAATTCCGGCAAAATTCCCGGCAAGGCCCGCGATAACATCGTCTTCCCCGCCCCCGGCGGCCCCATCATTAAAATATTGTGCCCGCCGGCCGCGGCAATTGTTAAGGCCCGCTTTGCCTGCTCCTGCCCGGCCACTTCCGAAAAATCAAAATCTACTTCGGCTTCGCTCAGTATAAACTCCTGCTTAACTGGTTTTAGAGACTTTATCAGCCGCTCTCCCCGAAAATGCCGGATTAACTGAATTAAATTGCTAATCGGAAAAACTTTCACTCCCTCGACCACCACCGCTTCGTTGGCCGATAATTTCGGCACAAAAATCGCCTTCACCCCTTTTTCTTTAGCCAGCATCGCCAGTAAAAACACGCCTTTCGTATGCCTTAAAGCCCCATCCAACCCTACCTCGCCGTAAAAATACACTTTTTCTTTTGGCAGCTCAAAATTACTTTCCGCCGCCATAATTCCTACGGCCATCGGCAAATCATAGCCCGCACCTTCTTTGGCTAAATCCGCCGGCGCCAGATTCACAGTGATTTTTTTGGCCGGAAATTCCACCCCGCTGTTCGTCAACGCTGTTTTCACTCGTTCCTTCGCTTCTTCAATTGCCTTGTTGGCCATTCCGACAATATTAAATCCCGGAAATCCTTTGGCAAAAACATTTACTTCCACCTCGACCTCCACCGCCTCCAAACCCTTGTTGGCCATTGACCAAACCTTAGTTAACATACCTTATTATACTTACCTAATTTCTCTTCTACTATTCCCTTTATACTCATCAAACTTAAAATCTCGCTTAATTTAACTATGTCAATCCCTAACTTTTTGGCTAAATCATCTACACCCATCGGCTCTCCCGCCAACTCTTGTAAAATTTTGTACTCAACCCCAATCACACCCCCGAGGTGAAAGAAGTTTACACCTCGGGGGTGTAAACTCAATTTCGCCAGTACGTCTTTGGCCTCCACCACCATTTCCGCCCCGTTTTTAATCAGCCAATTAGTGCCGTAAGACTGGCTGCCGGTCACCGGCCCGGGCACCGCCATCACAGTTTTTCCCTGTTCTTGAGCTAACTTGGCTGTCACTAAACTGCCGCTTTTTTCCCCGCCCTCAATCACCAGCACACCTTGGGATAACCCCGCCACAATCCGGTTTCTCAAAGGAAATGTCCACAAGCGCGCCTTAACATTTTTGGCATATTCTGATAACACCAGACCGCCGCTATTCAAAATTTCACTGTACAACGGCTCGTTTTCCGGCGGAATAATCTCATCCAAACCGCAGGCAAACACCGCCGCAGTTTTTCCTTTAAACTGCAGAGTCAGCTGATGCGCCAGCGTATCCACCCCGTACATAAAGCCGGAAATAATCGTAATTCCCGCTGAAATTAAATCCGGCAAAATCCGCTCCATTACCCGCTCGCCGTAACTGGTCATCCGCCGCGACCCGACGACCGCCAAACTGTTTTTAAATAAGTTCTCATCCCAATTCCCCCGGTAATACAGTTGGTTCGGCGGGTTCTTAATCTTTCCCAACCCCTGGGGTAAATTAACTACTTTTTTAATCGGCCACTCCCGCCAGCTTTTCATATCAACATTATAACCTTTATAATTTTTATAATCATTATAATAGATATGATAAAACTTAATTTTTTAATTTTGCCTATTGACAAAGTTAAAAAATTAACATATTCTGGATATTATATGAATGAAAAACTGTCTCGGATTGCCCGAACTGTTTCTTTATTTTGCCTTTCCGCCGCTTTTATTCTCTCCCCGCTTTTTTTTCTGCCTTTAACTACCGACTTCTTTCAGCTTAATAAGCAACTTTTCTTTACCGTCTTAACCGCCATTGCTTTAATTTCCTGGCTGGTTTATAACGTCATTCAAAAAACCGTCCGCTTAACTTTATCGCCGATTCTCTTGCCTTTATTTATCTTCACCACCATTGGCATCACCTCTACCCTAATTAATTCTCCCCAAAATCCCGAAGGTTGGTTGACCCGCCCGGCCCTGTTCGTGGTTATTTTAGTTTATTTTGTCTTAACCACAAGTCTAATTCAAAACAGCCAATCCGTTAGAAAAATCCTTAATTTATTATTGGTTAGCGCTTCCCTTGCGGCAATTCTCGGCACCCTATCTATCTTAGGCGCGTTTCAATCCCTGCCGGCCAGTTATTTAACCACCAAAACTTTTTCCCCGACCGGTTCGCCTTTAAGTCTGGTTACTTTTTTATTAACCCTGCTACCCTTCAGTTTAACCTTGGCTTTTAAAGTCACCGGCGGCCCGAAAAAACTGGTTTATTTTTTAACTTCCGGCATCTTGATTTCCTCAATCATCTTAATCGGCAGCCAGCTTTTGCCCAACCGCCCCCTTAATCCGCTTTTATTGCCCAAACTCGCCAGTTGGTCCATTGCCATTGATACCTTAAAATCTAAAGCTTTTTTCGGCGCCGGCCCCAACGAATTTTTAAATCAGTTCACTCAGTTTAAGCCGATCAGCCTTAACCGCACCCCTTTATGGACAGTTAACTTCAACGCCTCCGGCAGCGAATATTTACACATCCTTACCACCATGGGCTTAATCGGTTTAGCGGCCATCGGCTTAATTATCCTCAGTTGGTATAAACTGGTTAAACGCGATGCCGGCACCCGGATTACCTCGGTCCAACTGGGTCTGAATTTAGCTACTATTACCCTGCTCATCATCGGCTTGTTTATCCCTTTCACGGTTTTTCACTGGCTGATTTTGGCCGGTTATTTAAGCTTATCCGTCGGCCTGAATAAAGCCAAAAACTTAACCAAAGTCAAAGATGTCGCCGTCACTCTTAATACTTTCACTATTGTCCCGCCCTTTGCCGACAATCCAGTCACTTCTGCCTCTTTTGCCTCCAACGTTCTCCCGATTATTATCGGTGTGGTTGTCTTGGCAGGCACGGCTGTCGCCGGTTACCAAGTGGGGCGCGTCTATGCCAGTGAACTTTTCTTTCAACAAAGCCTCGTCGCCGCTAATAACAATCTCGGCACCCAAACTTACAATTTACAAATTAAAACCATTAACTTAAGTCCGAATATTGACCGTTATCACCTGGCTTATTCCAATACTAATCTGGCACTAGCCAGTGCCCTGGCCGCTAAGGCTAATTTAACTGATCAGGACAAACAGACTGTCACCCAGTTAATTCAACAGTCAATTCGCGAAGCCCGGACCAGCGTTCAACTTCAACCCAATAAATCTGCCAACTGGCAAAACTTAGCCGCTCTTTACCGCCAACTGGTTAACTTTGCCCAAGGTGCTGATCAATTCAGTATTGACGCTTACACTCAGGCGGTTATGCTGGATCCGGCTAACCCCGGCTTAAGATTGGAAATGGGCGGCCTGTATTACTCTTTAGGCAAATTCGACCAAGCTGTCACCCGCTTTCAGGAAACCATCCAGCTAAAGCCGGACATGCCTAATGCTTACTACAATCTTTCCCATGCCTATTTAAGCCAGAAAAAATACCTGGAAGCCTATCAAGCGATGCAGCAAGTGGAAGCCCTGATCCCGGCTGATTCGGCTGACGCCACCACCGTCAAAACCGAACTGGCTGATCTCAAAACCAAGCTTCCCGCAACAACGACTCAACCTCAAACCACTAACGCGCAAACTCAAACCTTAACTCAACCCTCGCCCGCTCCCGCAGCGCCGAAAAACTTTGCCCCGGTTAACGTTGAACCGGCCCCCTCGCCCACCCAATAAAGCAGGTTAAGTATAAAAAAATAACTTGATGCAGGTAATAATCCTTTTATGTGCTTGCCCTGAGGTATTTCCGAAGGGCTTGCACTGAACGTAGTGAAGTGGACTCACTGGGAATTGAACCCAGAACTCACCCATGCGAAGGGTGCGGTATACCGTTTACCTATGAGCCCCGATATTCAATTATACAATTTTCTCTATCTCTCTTTTCAAATCTTCCAAATTTTCATGGGTGGCAGCGCTGATCGCTATTACCGGCTTCTTTGTCTTTTTTAGGACTGCCAAGCCTTGCTTAATCTGCTTTTTATTTAGCACATCAATTTTATTTAGAACTACAATTTCCGCTTTTTCTATCAAGCTGGTTGAATAATAACCTAACTCGTTTCTCACTACCTCATAATCCCGATAAAGCTCTTTTGCCGGCTCGGTTAATAGCTTTGTCCCGTCCAACAAATGTACCAAGATTTTACATCTTTCTATGTGCCGCAGAAAATCAATTCCCAGTCCCCGACCCAAGCTCGCGCCCTCGATCAACCCCGGTATATCCGCCAACACTAAATTCTTTTTTTCTAAATTTAAAACTCCCAGATTCGGTTCTAAAGTGGTGAACGGATAATCCGCAATTTTCGGTTTGGCTTTGGTTAACACCGACAGCAAAGTGGATTTGCCGCTATTGGGCAACCCAATCAAGCCCACATCCGCCAATAGTTTCAACTCCAACGCCAACTCTTTCTTTTCCCCGAATTTGCCTTTTTCCGCCATCTTCGGTGTGGTGTTGGTTGACGACCGAAACTGCCAGTTGCCCTTACCGCCTTTGCCGCTTCTCCCTAGCAAAACTTTCTGGCCTTCTTCATTTAAATCCAATTCTTTCGTGCTTAAACCTTCGCGTTTAATCTTAATCAAAGTCCCCACCGGTACTCTGATAAT
This is a stretch of genomic DNA from Candidatus Beckwithbacteria bacterium. It encodes these proteins:
- the obgE gene encoding GTPase ObgE, with the protein product MLEYDMIDYARITIKAGDGGNGRVSFHHEKNLWKGGPDGGDGGDGGSIWVETDKNLNTLKPFQYQKVFEAERGEAGGKSKRHGRNGADLIIRVPVGTLIKIKREGLSTKELDLNEEGQKVLLGRSGKGGKGNWQFRSSTNTTPKMAEKGKFGEKKELALELKLLADVGLIGLPNSGKSTLLSVLTKAKPKIADYPFTTLEPNLGVLNLEKKNLVLADIPGLIEGASLGRGLGIDFLRHIERCKILVHLLDGTKLLTEPAKELYRDYEVVRNELGYYSTSLIEKAEIVVLNKIDVLNKKQIKQGLAVLKKTKKPVIAISAATHENLEDLKREIEKIV
- a CDS encoding tetratricopeptide repeat protein, encoding MNEKLSRIARTVSLFCLSAAFILSPLFFLPLTTDFFQLNKQLFFTVLTAIALISWLVYNVIQKTVRLTLSPILLPLFIFTTIGITSTLINSPQNPEGWLTRPALFVVILVYFVLTTSLIQNSQSVRKILNLLLVSASLAAILGTLSILGAFQSLPASYLTTKTFSPTGSPLSLVTFLLTLLPFSLTLAFKVTGGPKKLVYFLTSGILISSIILIGSQLLPNRPLNPLLLPKLASWSIAIDTLKSKAFFGAGPNEFLNQFTQFKPISLNRTPLWTVNFNASGSEYLHILTTMGLIGLAAIGLIILSWYKLVKRDAGTRITSVQLGLNLATITLLIIGLFIPFTVFHWLILAGYLSLSVGLNKAKNLTKVKDVAVTLNTFTIVPPFADNPVTSASFASNVLPIIIGVVVLAGTAVAGYQVGRVYASELFFQQSLVAANNNLGTQTYNLQIKTINLSPNIDRYHLAYSNTNLALASALAAKANLTDQDKQTVTQLIQQSIREARTSVQLQPNKSANWQNLAALYRQLVNFAQGADQFSIDAYTQAVMLDPANPGLRLEMGGLYYSLGKFDQAVTRFQETIQLKPDMPNAYYNLSHAYLSQKKYLEAYQAMQQVEALIPADSADATTVKTELADLKTKLPATTTQPQTTNAQTQTLTQPSPAPAAPKNFAPVNVEPAPSPTQ
- the dprA gene encoding DNA-processing protein DprA, which gives rise to MKSWREWPIKKVVNLPQGLGKIKNPPNQLYYRGNWDENLFKNSLAVVGSRRMTSYGERVMERILPDLISAGITIISGFMYGVDTLAHQLTLQFKGKTAAVFACGLDEIIPPENEPLYSEILNSGGLVLSEYAKNVKARLWTFPLRNRIVAGLSQGVLVIEGGEKSGSLVTAKLAQEQGKTVMAVPGPVTGSQSYGTNWLIKNGAEMVVEAKDVLAKLSLHPRGVNFFHLGGVIGVEYKILQELAGEPMGVDDLAKKLGIDIVKLSEILSLMSIKGIVEEKLGKYNKVC
- a CDS encoding YifB family Mg chelatase-like AAA ATPase, whose amino-acid sequence is MLTKVWSMANKGLEAVEVEVEVNVFAKGFPGFNIVGMANKAIEEAKERVKTALTNSGVEFPAKKITVNLAPADLAKEGAGYDLPMAVGIMAAESNFELPKEKVYFYGEVGLDGALRHTKGVFLLAMLAKEKGVKAIFVPKLSANEAVVVEGVKVFPISNLIQLIRHFRGERLIKSLKPVKQEFILSEAEVDFDFSEVAGQEQAKRALTIAAAGGHNILMMGPPGAGKTMLSRALPGILPELTEAEALEVTKIYSVTGNIEPGGGLIRRRPFRSPHHTTSMVGLIGGGSQPMPGEISLAHRGVLFLDEFNEFGRGSLEALRQPLEDGMISIVRQAGSLTFPAKFTLVAAANPCPCGFLNHPKKACICLPTQIAKYKKRLSGPILDRIDIHINVPYVEINKLKTNINPGVKEVPTPGLDSSKEIREKVKNARQIQQERFKGEPGLFTNSEMKNKQVKKYCQMTSEAENLLQQAAIKFNLSARSYFRLIKVSRTISDLAGDKEIGSGHIAEALQYRIRDEI